The nucleotide window CACTAATGTTTCATGAGGCTAAAAGTCAAATGTAATTCAAACAGCAGCCCTATAAGTATATAGAAATACCTCAAAAAATGTCTAAGATTGAGTAAGTTATGTCATACCTCTGGCGAGAATTTACGGGCATGCCCTCGAACAATTTGGCATCAGCCACTTGTTCACCTTTTCCCACCAAATTCATTTCCATGCGATTCTCATAACATGGCGAAGAATTCTGTGAAATGTGAGGTTCATGAACTGAACTAGCAATGCTTAAATCATCATCAGATTTCTCGCACTTAGTTCTGAAAagttaaaaggataaaaataaaaggaatgtTTAGCTACTGATCCTAGCAAACATAACAATGTGCTCTTATTTAGCATAGGAAACATGATACAAGAGTAACGGTGAAACTCTAACATAGCATGAACGACATACATGCTATAAGCCACATTCTGGTTGGCAGGTGAAGGGGGGGCAGATGGATTGTTACTGTCCTGTTGAGAGATGTATTATATTAGGAGAGACCCCAAAGTGCAACATGTCATATAGAATAAAGTAAATCACGACATACAAAATCGGTAGCATCTGAATATTGACTTGAGAAGGAGAACTGATGCTGAAACTTGTGTAGCTGTTTCCCTGGAATGTCAAGCCCAGACAGCGAATTCGAACTCCCACTTTGGTCCTTGTCACCAATAATTTCCTCATCTGGAATCTAAAAGcaaaaagattttgaaaagatAAAAACACAATGCTTGGGAGTTGATTTTGTTTCACTTATTAAGAAGAAATTTCCAATCTGGACAATCTAGACTGACTTCATCCCATAACAAGTTTCACAAGGCGGAAATTTTTATCATTTGAAGAGGTCAACAAAATCGAGCTTGAGAAACTACCCATTAACCAAGACCTCTATTTGTATACATTGAGAAACTAGTACATGAATGAAAATACTGTGGTATGCGTGCATCAGAAAATTGATCTACGAACCAAAGAAGCTtgtgccttcaaatcttcaaggttAAAGTTCCAGCTGCTAATTCCCCGTTTGTATTCATTCTGCACATAGTATTGAGTCACAGTAAGATCCAATTTGCAAAGATGAAAAGGGTTTTTAAAATGATGCACCAAAATGAAGGTCTGAAAACAGAAAATGAAGCAAAAAAATTGAGAGGAAAAAAGTAAGAGAAACATGGCATGGAACAAGTTCTAAAACTTGTATCACTGCTTTAAGCATAATTTTCTTGTATGTTTTCCTGCTAGATgaagaataatttctttatttctcttttAAACTTGGAATAggtattccaaaaaaaaataaaaaataaaacgaaATTTGCCTCGGGGTTTCCTGATCAAAGTTATCAATAGAAAAACCATTATGTTATATAAGTAACATGCAAGTTATTCATTATGGAATAACTAAGCAATTTCAATAGAAAAACCATTATATTGCCTGATGCATGCTTAACGTAAACATGCAAGGTATTCATTATGTTATATAAGccaataaattaaaaataatatgttATACAAATATCAAATCTCAGTTTTCTCATGAAATTGGTTATGACACAGCAAACCTGTGATATTTCTTCTTTCTGCCCATCTGGTATCTTCTTCTGTGCTAGCATGTCTTCTTCTTTCCTCTACAATTAGGTTAGAAAAAAAGTTTTTTTAGCATAGAAATGCTGAAGCAATATTATCATCTGGATTATCATGTGGTTCCAAAGAGGGAAAGCGTCAGATTGTGGCATGACAAATCACCTTCAATGCCTTCATGCGATCTCCAAGTGCTGGCAAACCCTCCAACAATGTTCTTGCTATATAATCATTGGACCTTGCTTGCTTAAAGAAAGGATGCTTCAGCAATTTTTTGGCAGAAGGtcgttttgaaggatctttcaccaAGCAACTAGCAATCATTTGCTTAAAAGACTACAAAGGCAACAGAAGTGTAAACAGCGTGCCAATAACATTATCAGTTAATAATCAATGCTATCCGATTACCTTCGAGAACTTCTTATCCCTCTCATAGTCAAGGCCAGGGGGTGCATTTTGCAATGTCATTAGCAAGACCTAATAAGCACAGAATATGTAATGCATTAATAATTCATAAGATGGGGGCTTCAAGAGAAGAAATATATCATGTCACTAACAATATTCACCTTCATCGGAGGATATTTTGAGAAAGGAGCATGTCCGTGAGCAAGCTCCAAAGCGGTTATGCCAAAGGACCAAATATCAGCTCTGTGGGTGAGAAATGAGAATGGATAAGAAGAAAAAATGTAAAAGGGAGACTTCCATCCGATAAAAGTACACATTCTGCACAGAAACATTACTTGAAATCATAACCATGCAATTGCTCCATGACCTCAGGTGCCATCCTGTAAAAGAAATCTAAATTATGGAAAAACATTACATGCAATATGAGTGAATCTTCATCAGTATTTTTAACATCTTAGTTTCTAGATGCACACCATATGCATGCACTTATTGTCACATGTCCATAGTAGTTAGGACCACAATAGATCAAAAGTTCAAAGCGTATCAACCATCAAATTAGAGCTGTCAATATGGGTCAAGCCGGGCTAGCCCAGCCCGCGTGGGCTTTAGCAATTGACGGGCTGGGCTGGGCGAGCCCACCATTTTGACGGGCCTTATAATGGTCGGCCCACCCCAGTCCTATGTGGGCCGCGGGCCCCCACGGGCCAGCCCATCATTTTTAAaactataattttatattttttctttaagttctaacctaaaaaaagataattatttaaaagttaaaaaatacttgttggaaaaaattcgcaaaacttaataactttttatattgttccaatatatcacaataaatactaaaaaaagtaaaagacaagactatatttcattcactaaaagtcaaaacttaaaacaaactattcaagcgaacgttcatgatgcttatgagatatccaacacatcatcttcatcaaacacatttgaatccgtTTGTGGcaaggttgtcttaacatcttcactttcatctacaattcatatgcaatattaattaattaaatattaaaaataataaaattttaaaaattaataatatttaaattcacattaaaaaaatattaccaGTTTGAGTTTGGGAAAACCTGTGCAGCTAATTTCGAGTAGTAACAAGTGTTTGGACATTTTCATAATAAATGCAACTTCTATACTTTGTAAGAACACGCCACCAATGCGAAATATTGATTCCGATGCTACAATGGTAATAAGAATACTAAGTACATCACGCACCATCATTGAAAGATCGGGATATTTTCTAGAATGGTCCTTCCAATACATGACAACATCCATCTCTTGAAACTTCTCAAGATCACGTTTTGGTTCCTCTTAGTAAAGATCCAATTCTGACTTTCCATCTCTAACGGcagtatactttttattttttatatattttaaataaatattttattgggCCCACGGGCCGGCCCAACCTCAGTCAAGCCTCACGGGCCACGGGCTTACTCGGTTCGGGCTTAAAAGCCTAGTTTTAAACGGGCTCCAAATATTCTAGCCCAACCCTGCTAAATCACGGGCTGGGCTAGGCTGGCCCAACGGGCCAAGCCCATATTGATGGTTCTACATCAAATTAATCATGAAAACTAAGTAGATAAAACTCTACAAGCATTCTCTTTGGTTAGAGCATACCAACAAGGAGTTCCGACAAATGTGTTCCGCATACGTTGCCTATCACCTGCATCAAATAAATAAGCAGAGACACCAAAATCTCCCAACTTTATTCCACCTCGTGAATCAATGAGAATATTTCCAGCCTGCAATAAGCACAGAAGTACGTCATAAACCTAGGCATGGTAATGGAAAAGTTAATGTTACTTGGTAACATTTGGGTGTTCATGCAGCTGATGCCAAATGTGAATAAGATTTGTCCTTTGTCATACTTACATGGGATCTTAAGTGGAACAGGAATGCTATAGTTTCTTGAAAGGAATCCATGTTCAAACTCGAAAGAACAACAAATGACATTTACTACAACTTTCAAACACATGTATGTATAGATCGTGTCTAGTGAAGCAAGTTTCAATTAGAGTGCCAAGACAAACATCCTATTAATATCATTAAATCAAGACTTGTAAAGCTGAAATGTGTATGTACTGTCATCCTACGTAAAAAGATCAGCCAATGCACGGAAATCAGTAATGGGTTTAAGTAACAATTGAACTTACTTTAACATCACGATGGATGAAGCCATGATGATGAAGATATTCCAAACCCTTTAGAACTTCCCGCAATACTGTTGCAATAACAGTCTCTTCAAACCCATCCTGATGAGCAGCCTTTAGAATGTGTAGACAGGAACCTCCAGCCATGTAAGGCATGACAACCCATAGGTTATGATCACTAACAAAGGAGCAGTGTGATTTAAGAACATTGAGATGATCAACTAGGACCATTGTTTGGGCTTCACGCGAGATGTTATTCTGGATATAAATACGAAGAGGAATCAGCAATCTGCTTGATCCTATAATCAGATTATCGTCAACCAAATTAAACAAAATGAATGAGCACTGAATTACTCCTTTCTCGTAGATATCTAGTTTTATCCTCGCTACTAATAACCTAAGCTTCTATCAGCTAAAACTAGCAAGCATTGAAGTAAAATATTAATTCACTGCTTGAAACTACTTCCATTTGAGCCATTCATGGACAATTTACCGTGAAACAACCTGTTGAATTGGTTTATTAAAACAGGTATAAGCTAATTGTTATGTCTCAACTCTTTTCACATAATGCTAGCATGTTGTATGGAGATATTTTAACGCTCACAAAAACTGAAATCAAAAGCACATAGATACAGGAAGTTGACAACCAATCAATAAACAACATAGCAAATGATAATTTTTTTGAATAGGATCACGCAAAGCGTGATTTCATTGTAAATAGTTAAATAGAAGAAGTGTACCAAATCGGAATTATCGCGTTCGAAGTCGAGGATTTTGATGGCAACGACCTCATTGAGAGGATTACATAAAGCACGATGAACCGAGGCACTCACTCCTTGCCCTATCTCCTCGTAAAGCGTGTAATGCTCCGGCCCAATCGGATATTTCTTCTTGTCCATTGTccaaaatcagaagaaaaaataTCCCAGAGAACAAAATCCTTCTGACTACTGAACGTCAAATAACACACAAATGCAGCTCGCCGGCGATCTACAGATCCGAATTCTACACAAACACCTCTATCACAAccacaaaaaatcaaaatcgtCCAATCAAAATCAGGCGAATTTCAACTTTTATCAACAAACAGAgcctttagaagaaaaaaaacgaGAAAGAAAACTCACGGGTATCAAGTTCAGATCCATGGACTAGAATTAAATAAACATGCGGAAAAAGGCAAAATATGGTAACCAAAGCAACCGAAATTATGATGtataaagaaaaaaggagaaaaattaaaaaaggaaactTTTAAGTATCATATATCTGTATAATGATAAAAGCAacgagaaaagagaaaagaaaagagtgagaAGAAAGGAAAAGGGAGAGGAAGAGGAGGATTGTCTTCTCCGTTTTCTCGTGAGTGAGAGAAAGCGCGCCTATCGGATCGCCACTCCAACAGGAAGGAGAAGCTTTTTTGTATTGCATAAATCCCGCCACTTGTTGTGTTAACACTCGACCTTTTCCCGCATGTTGGATATTTTTCCCCCATTCATGTACCCTGAGGGTACGATTGGGCTTTCATATGGTACAACTACCTTAAGCGATTGATACGGGATTTTTTTTAGATTTATTTCGAATGGATGTCACGTGAGAAGCGCGTGCCTTCTGTTTCAATATACAGCTCAGTGATGACCAGTACGAGGATTAAATATACAGCTCGGATTGTCTTTTTAACATAATTGCCCACAAGTCTTCAGATTACAATTCGATCACACATGAGATTGAGCTCTAATAAGACCATATTAATTCGACCGGAATACATCGTAATCTTAAGGTGAATCCGATATACCGCATTAATTCGTATGCACTTCGATTATTTTGTCGAATATTCTTATTTTCTTGATAAATCTTATATAATTATTCACGTCAAGATACCAAAAATTTACGTCTAAGATACCAAGACTTACCAGCGAGAAGATACCAACTAGATTGTATTTCTTGGACTCAATCTACAGTTCTCTATGGTCTTTATTCTTTCTTTGTCCAACGCTACTTTATTTTCTTATGATTACGTAAGTATTAactattttagaaaaataaattgtACGAGGAAAGATTACTAGGGAAGAATAAATATTACTACTAGAAGATATCAAGGTGCCAGCTTTAAAAGAACAATTGAGCTccatactttttaattttatagctCATATTTTAATTTACAATCAACTAGCttaaaaataataggctaagattcaataTCCAACTCAaataggttctcaaaattactatttaatttttaaaaaaagaatcctcaagtttttaaattaattttcgaatcagtaactatgactcaaatattaattcaacaaaccaaattcatttgggtggtgaattagatttttaacaagcttaaatatgtgggtttaaattttgaatttgattttgtgaaaaatttggagtgggtgttatttaaacttgttagatatagtataaggaggttgtatataaaatttgaagtcatttaatggagatttggactggttttgaacgAGAATTacaactgaaaatcgtggaagaagttcatctacagacgcttgtataaaggtgtataaaagtgtataatagtaTATAAAGTGTGTTTCTACACTCATAtaaatacaagattatacataattctacaaaaaactgacttcgtcttcttccttgcgtcttttctgaaatttaactcaaatcctgctcaaatctactccaaatcacttcaaatttaaattttgaacttcttttgatattttcaatcaattgggacaacacccaatccaaacaactaacaaattcaaaaaaaaaaacattttcaaaagCAAAGCTTTGAACGGTCTTCAATAGTGGATACATTGCAAGCAGGTGACACAAGAAGAGAAACAAAAAATACACggccccttgaagcatatgtagaagatgtgagaagaagagagagtgaaagtaATGGTTGTGAGATCAAAGAattaactccatagcttttagaagcaatggttgtaagaacacaaATTTTGAATTTGCAATTGCTTTCAAAGTATGTAAATGTGGGCTAGgtggggtaaaacttaaaaatatgggccattttttgttatggtgtgaagtcatatgtattttcttgtaattctttcacTTTAAAACGTGCTCTTCATCATTCTTGCAGGGGTCTGTTTGGTCGGAAAGAAGTTATGGGATTAGTTATCCCGGAATTTGCTATAGGGGTGGACATCGGTCagttcggttcggttcggttttgaacattatcggttttgcctatcggttatcggtttacaaatatcataactcgataaccaaaccgataagatattggttatcAGTTATCGGTTAATGGGTTATATAtcgttatcggttcggttatcggtttacccgataagataaaacaactaaaaaaatttgcaatatataaaacaaagaaatcaaaCTGCCAGAATGTGTAAACTGCCAACTTTTGTTGTTTCTTAACAAAAGCACGCTCCCACTTCCGTGCAGTATCTACTGATGTCTGGCGGAGAACTGGTAGTGAGTCTTGCGTCTTGACTCTTGGGGGCTGCGACGGAAACAAGAATGAGAACTGAGAGACAAACGACTGAAGACTGAAGAGTGAAGAGGgaattaggaaaataaataaccttagtatatacttaagggtaaattAGTAAAATATAtcattcttattgggttatcggtttttacccaataacaaaaatgcaaaccgagttcgaaccgataacccaataaaaaaaaattaacccgttaccgaaccgttaacccaataacccaataccgataacccaataaagaattaacggttcgggttatcggttttacccgatatatgcccacccctaatttGCTATTTCACTTTTTTATGGGAATACAAAAAAATACTACAATCTCAGGATAACTAATTCCGAAATTGATTATACCGTATTTTTCTACCGTccaaacataaaataaactctttttaaatttaatcccgaaattaattattcTTGTATCGTACCAAACGAGCCCGTTGTTTGATTGGGATCTTCAGAAATTTTTTGACTATCTTATTCGAAGTGTTTGACAATGGTTCCTTGACTCTCTTAAAGAGCAGGAGGTTTAGCCTAAAAAAAAGGAACAAGTATAAAGCAAAAGTGGATCAATTTTTGTCGGCCAAATGATGCACATGAACAAATCATATTTACTCCATGTGGGATAATGTGATACTACTAACTTATTTAATTCGAGGAAGAATAACTTTTGCCTAAGCGGAAAATttctttcttatatatatatatatatatatatatatattatttgcaaATACTGAACTTCAGAGATTTTCGGGCAAACACCATTATtcaagtcttcaaaggttcatcaATTTGTTCATCAAAAAATTGCACGGTGTGGTTCTGCATAGCGCTGGTCTTAGCGGAATATCCCTGTAATTAGTGGCATTTAATAAATGACCCTCGCATCCTTTCCTTTGTGTAGCTACAAATTCTACCATTTTGTCATATTGTTCTATACCAAATTGTATTTTTGAAAATTACTTTATTGAACAACATAGATTAATTATGACATTCAAGTAGATTTTGATGCACAATTTAATTGATAGGCCAATTGTAGATAACACAAAATCATATTAGTCTGGTATAGTTTGATGAACAATTAAACAAGCACAACATCATGTCAATTGGGTCGAATTGTGAACAATTTAACAAATAGGTAAAATTACAACATACAAAGCCATACTAGTCTGGtagagtttgaaaacaattaaacAAGCACAAAATCACATCAATTGGATCGAATTatgaataatttaacaaatagGTAAAATACAACTAACACAAAGTTATGTTAATCTCGTAGAGTTTGGCGAACAATTGAACAAGTACAAAATAATGTGAACCGGATAGACTTTGGTGAATAATTTAATAAAAGGTAGATTATGTATAGAATAAAGGAAATTTTGCCTCCTATAGCAAATGTTTAaaccttatttattataaataaatacacttttaaaaaattattttctatagctactttttaatttttatagcaaaatatctattgATGGCCACTTCCTACCGTTAAGCCATTAAATACGatgtgtattatttttctctctccttctTTCTGTTTTTTCTCTCACGAAATCACCGTATAGTATCAAACTTCTCTCTCTCCGATCTCTCTCTGACATCACCACTCTCTTCCTCATTCTCTCTCTCCACGATTCTCCCTTTATCATCTATATTGTCTCTTtcaattttcaatattttttgctCCAAAAAGTTGGTAAGTGTTAAAGTTGTTAGATGTTCACTGGTACTACGCTTCTTTTGTTTCTCTTTactaattttttataaataatcatCATTGTTATGCTTTCACCAGAAAACTTGAAATCTCCTCTCCGATTGCTGATTCAATAACTCAAAAGAGGGTTACCCGAGGTATACATACCAAAGCACTCAATTTCGAGGGGACATCTTTCGATTTGCAAATCATTCAAGAGGAACATGTATTTGCAGGTTCAGTAGCAACAACTAATGCAAAAAGGAGAACAAAAATACGCAATGACATATCGAAACAAGCCCAATTGAGAAATTTTCGAAAGAATCA belongs to Nicotiana tabacum cultivar K326 chromosome 6, ASM71507v2, whole genome shotgun sequence and includes:
- the LOC107829042 gene encoding serine/threonine-protein kinase BLUS1 — encoded protein: MDKKKYPIGPEHYTLYEEIGQGVSASVHRALCNPLNEVVAIKILDFERDNSDLNNISREAQTMVLVDHLNVLKSHCSFVSDHNLWVVMPYMAGGSCLHILKAAHQDGFEETVIATVLREVLKGLEYLHHHGFIHRDVKAGNILIDSRGGIKLGDFGVSAYLFDAGDRQRMRNTFVGTPCWMAPEVMEQLHGYDFKADIWSFGITALELAHGHAPFSKYPPMKVLLMTLQNAPPGLDYERDKKFSKSFKQMIASCLVKDPSKRPSAKKLLKHPFFKQARSNDYIARTLLEGLPALGDRMKALKRKEEDMLAQKKIPDGQKEEISQNEYKRGISSWNFNLEDLKAQASLIPDEEIIGDKDQSGSSNSLSGLDIPGKQLHKFQHQFSFSSQYSDATDFDSNNPSAPPSPANQNVAYSITKCEKSDDDLSIASSVHEPHISQNSSPCYENRMEMNLVGKGEQVADAKLFEGMPVNSRQSDRSQFQNASSCNGASVLQTADDVPAEVISKHSRTPASSEDFDEKTKGHVVQQRGRFKVTSENIDLEKVGASPILQKSQSMLVIPQNLAATLPLPPDATPSNLLTPAHFPTLQSILEANIIQRDSILRLMRQVALGDSTVDAGCMLSNSSGVEKSLLEVAHDKEKELISEITELQGRLIRAQEELQKYKAENAQNNY